The proteins below come from a single Streptomyces sp. B3I8 genomic window:
- a CDS encoding glutamate-5-semialdehyde dehydrogenase: MTTLSPYDSMSPVARAAYRSQAAAAEIAPLPRAVKDDTLLAVADALEVRTSEIVAANAKDVERAREAGTSGAIVDRLTLTPERVRAIASDVRDVAALPDPIGEVVRGSTLPNGIDLRQVRVPLGVVGIIYEARPNVTVDAAALCLKSGNAVLLRGSSSAYESNTALVRVLRDAVGGAGLPADAVQLVPGEGRDAVRELMRARGLVDVLIPRGGASLIRTVVEESTVPVIETGTGNCHVYVDADADIDMAIDILVNSKAQRPSVCNAAETLLVHQDIAPEFLPRALDALADAGVTVHGDTRVLAYAKNSRATVVEATAEDWDTEYLSYDIAAGVVDSLDKAVAHIRLWSSRHTEAIVTNSQQAARRFTQLVDAAAVAVNASTRFTDGGQFGFGAEIGISTQKLHARGPMGLPELTSTKYIVTGDGHVRR, encoded by the coding sequence ATGACCACGCTCTCGCCGTACGACTCGATGTCCCCGGTCGCCCGGGCCGCCTACCGGTCGCAGGCAGCGGCCGCCGAGATCGCCCCGCTGCCGCGCGCCGTGAAGGACGACACGCTGCTCGCCGTGGCGGACGCGCTGGAGGTCCGGACGAGCGAGATCGTCGCCGCCAACGCCAAGGACGTCGAGCGCGCCCGCGAGGCCGGCACCAGCGGGGCCATCGTCGACCGGCTCACCCTCACCCCGGAACGGGTGCGGGCCATCGCCTCCGACGTACGGGACGTGGCCGCGCTGCCCGACCCGATCGGCGAGGTCGTCCGCGGCTCCACCCTGCCCAACGGCATCGACCTGCGCCAGGTCCGCGTCCCGCTCGGCGTCGTCGGCATCATCTACGAGGCCCGCCCGAACGTGACGGTCGACGCCGCCGCCCTGTGCCTGAAGTCCGGCAACGCGGTGCTGCTGCGCGGCTCGTCCTCGGCGTACGAGTCGAACACCGCCCTGGTCCGCGTGCTGCGGGACGCGGTCGGCGGGGCGGGGCTGCCGGCCGACGCCGTCCAGCTCGTGCCCGGTGAGGGGCGCGACGCCGTGCGCGAGCTGATGCGCGCCCGCGGCCTGGTCGACGTACTGATCCCGCGCGGCGGCGCCTCGCTGATCCGCACGGTCGTGGAGGAGTCCACCGTCCCGGTGATCGAGACCGGTACCGGCAACTGCCACGTCTACGTCGACGCCGACGCCGACATCGACATGGCGATCGACATCCTGGTCAACTCCAAGGCGCAGCGGCCCAGCGTCTGCAACGCCGCCGAGACCCTCCTCGTCCACCAGGACATCGCCCCCGAGTTCCTGCCCCGTGCTCTGGACGCGCTGGCCGACGCCGGGGTCACCGTGCACGGCGACACCCGCGTGCTGGCGTACGCCAAGAACTCCAGGGCCACCGTCGTGGAGGCGACGGCGGAGGACTGGGACACCGAGTACCTGTCGTACGACATCGCGGCCGGCGTCGTCGACTCACTGGACAAGGCCGTGGCCCACATCCGGCTGTGGAGCTCCCGGCACACCGAGGCGATCGTCACCAATTCGCAGCAGGCCGCCCGCCGGTTCACCCAGCTGGTGGACGCGGCCGCGGTCGCGGTGAACGCCTCCACCCGGTTCACCGACGGCGGCCAGTTCGGCTTCGGCGCCGAGATCGGCATCTCCACGCAGAAGCTGCACGCCCGCGGCCCGATGGGTCTGCCGGAGCTGACCAGTACCAAGTACATCGTCACGGGCGACGGCCACGTACGACGCTGA
- the nadD gene encoding nicotinate-nucleotide adenylyltransferase, with protein sequence MGEQDMPTGPASGTAPGIRRGPGNAPSNPGKRRLGVMGGTFDPIHHGHLVAASEVAAQFHLDEVVFVPTGQPWQKADRQVTPAEDRYLMTVIATAENPQFSVSRIDIDRGGPTYTTDTLRDLRALNPDTDLFFITGADALGQILTWRYAEELFSLAHFIGVTRPGHTLTDPGLPEGGVSLVEVPALAISSTDCRARVASGEPVWYLVPDGVVRYIDKRQLYRGE encoded by the coding sequence ATGGGAGAGCAGGACATGCCTACCGGTCCGGCGAGCGGCACGGCCCCCGGGATCCGGCGCGGCCCCGGCAACGCGCCGTCGAATCCGGGCAAACGCCGTCTCGGCGTCATGGGCGGAACGTTTGACCCGATCCACCACGGGCACCTCGTGGCGGCCAGCGAGGTCGCCGCGCAGTTCCACCTGGACGAGGTGGTGTTCGTCCCCACCGGCCAGCCCTGGCAGAAGGCCGACCGCCAAGTCACGCCGGCCGAGGACCGCTATCTGATGACGGTCATCGCCACCGCCGAGAACCCGCAGTTCTCGGTCAGCCGCATCGACATCGACCGCGGCGGCCCCACCTACACCACGGACACCCTGCGCGACCTGCGGGCCCTCAACCCGGACACCGACCTGTTCTTCATCACCGGTGCCGACGCCCTGGGACAGATCCTCACCTGGCGGTACGCCGAGGAGCTGTTCTCGCTGGCCCACTTCATCGGCGTCACCCGCCCCGGCCACACGCTGACCGATCCCGGCCTCCCCGAGGGCGGTGTCTCGCTGGTCGAGGTCCCGGCCCTGGCCATCTCCTCCACCGACTGCCGTGCGCGGGTCGCGAGCGGCGAGCCGGTCTGGTACCTGGTCCCGGACGGCGTGGTGCGCTACATCGACAAACGCCAGCTGTACCGCGGCGAGTGA
- a CDS encoding histidine phosphatase family protein, which yields MSAAVDGGASGGRKPGRGLRIILWRHGQTRWNVERRFQGSTDVELTEVGIGQARRAARLLASLRPDAIVASDLRRAAATAGELAALTGLDVAYDEGLRETYAGVWQGLTHDEIIARHGEEYAAWKRGEPVRRGGGELESEVADRAAPVVLRHAEKLPEDGTLVVASHGGTIRTTIGRLLGLDSHHWESFGGLSNCCWSVLGEGSRGWRLLEHNAGTLPEPVLGDDV from the coding sequence ATGAGCGCGGCCGTCGACGGTGGTGCGAGCGGCGGCCGCAAGCCCGGCCGCGGCCTTCGGATCATCCTGTGGCGGCACGGCCAGACCCGGTGGAACGTCGAGCGGCGCTTCCAGGGCTCCACGGACGTCGAGCTGACCGAGGTCGGCATCGGCCAGGCCCGCCGGGCCGCCCGGCTGCTCGCCTCCCTGCGCCCGGACGCCATCGTGGCCTCCGACCTCCGGCGGGCCGCCGCCACCGCCGGCGAACTCGCCGCGCTCACCGGCCTGGACGTGGCGTACGACGAGGGGCTGCGCGAGACCTACGCGGGCGTCTGGCAGGGGCTGACGCACGACGAGATCATCGCCCGTCACGGCGAGGAGTACGCCGCGTGGAAGCGCGGCGAACCGGTCCGCCGCGGCGGCGGCGAACTGGAGTCCGAGGTCGCCGACCGGGCCGCTCCCGTCGTGCTGCGGCACGCCGAGAAGCTGCCGGAGGACGGCACCCTCGTGGTCGCCAGTCACGGCGGGACCATCCGCACCACCATCGGGCGGCTGCTGGGCCTGGACTCCCACCACTGGGAGAGCTTCGGCGGACTGTCGAACTGCTGCTGGTCGGTGCTCGGCGAGGGCAGCCGCGGCTGGCGCCTGCTGGAGCACAACGCGGGCACTCTCCCGGAGCCGGTCCTGGGCGACGACGTCTGA
- a CDS encoding DegV family protein yields MSRHVAIVTDSTAYLPPRTMERHGITSVPLTVVLGDRAFEEGTEISARSLAEALQKRRSVTTSRPSPQMFAETYRRVAGAGATEIVSLHLSSEFSGTYDAAVLAAREAPVPVRVVDTGVVAMALGFCALAAAETVETGGTVDEAVAAAEKRAAGTSTFFYVDTLDYLRRGGRIGAAQALFGSALAVKPLLRLDDGRIDLLEKVRTASRAIARLEEIVAERAAGAQVDIAVHHLAAPERAAALAERLRARVPGLEDLHVSEVGAVIGAHTGPGLLGAVVSPR; encoded by the coding sequence ATGTCCCGCCATGTCGCGATCGTCACCGATTCAACGGCCTACCTGCCGCCGCGGACGATGGAGCGTCACGGCATCACCTCGGTACCGCTGACCGTGGTACTGGGCGACCGGGCATTCGAGGAGGGCACCGAGATCTCGGCCCGCTCCCTGGCGGAGGCACTGCAGAAGCGCCGGTCCGTCACCACCTCCCGGCCCAGCCCCCAGATGTTCGCGGAGACCTATCGCAGGGTCGCCGGGGCGGGAGCGACCGAGATCGTCTCCCTCCACCTCTCCTCCGAGTTCTCCGGCACGTACGACGCCGCGGTGCTGGCCGCGCGAGAGGCACCCGTGCCGGTGCGCGTCGTGGACACCGGTGTGGTCGCCATGGCACTCGGCTTCTGCGCCCTCGCCGCGGCCGAGACGGTGGAGACGGGCGGCACGGTCGACGAGGCGGTCGCGGCCGCGGAGAAGCGCGCCGCCGGGACATCCACGTTCTTCTACGTCGACACCCTCGACTATCTGCGGCGCGGCGGCCGGATCGGCGCGGCCCAGGCCCTGTTCGGCTCCGCCCTCGCCGTCAAACCGCTGCTGCGGCTGGACGACGGACGTATCGATCTGCTCGAGAAGGTCCGCACGGCGTCCCGGGCGATCGCCCGCCTCGAGGAGATCGTGGCCGAGCGGGCGGCCGGCGCACAGGTCGACATCGCGGTGCACCATCTCGCCGCGCCCGAGCGGGCGGCGGCGCTCGCGGAGCGGCTGCGGGCCAGGGTCCCGGGGCTCGAGGACCTCCATGTCAGTGAGGTCGGCGCGGTGATCGGGGCGCACACGGGGCCGGGGCTGCTGGGCGCGGTCGTCTCGCCCCGTTGA
- a CDS encoding M48 family metallopeptidase: protein MSDDSRPNGHEHVPSRQRRRFPGISSRAYEHPADRSALVALRKLSGFDTVFKALSGLLPERSLRLLFLSDSVRVSDAQFTHLNDMLRDACYILDLEKVPPMYVTQNPQPNAMCIGMDEPIIVVTTGLVELLDEEEMRAVVGHEVGHALSGHSVYRTILLFLTSLALRVAWIPLGNLAIMAIVTALREWFRKSELSADRAGLLVGQDLRASMRGLMKIAGGNHLHEMNVDAFLAQAEEYEAGGDLRDSVLKILNVLPRSHPFTTVRAAELKKWAESRDYQRLMDGHYPRRTEDKDASVSDSFRESAAHYASSVKSSKDPLMKLVSDLAGGAGGIGGRVRRGFDGFTSGPQNDGPKDAPKDSPGGSPKDAPGRDGDEG from the coding sequence ATGTCCGACGACAGCCGACCGAACGGCCACGAGCACGTGCCGAGCAGGCAGCGCAGGCGTTTCCCGGGAATCTCCTCGCGCGCGTACGAACATCCGGCGGACCGTTCGGCCCTGGTGGCCCTGCGCAAGCTCAGCGGCTTCGACACCGTCTTCAAGGCGCTCAGCGGCCTGCTGCCCGAGCGCAGCCTGCGGCTGCTGTTCCTGTCCGACTCGGTACGGGTCTCGGACGCGCAGTTCACCCACCTCAACGACATGTTGCGGGACGCCTGTTACATCCTGGACCTGGAGAAGGTCCCGCCGATGTACGTCACCCAGAACCCGCAGCCCAACGCGATGTGCATCGGCATGGACGAGCCGATCATCGTGGTGACCACGGGCCTCGTCGAGCTGCTCGACGAGGAGGAGATGCGGGCGGTCGTCGGGCACGAGGTGGGGCACGCGCTGTCGGGCCACTCCGTGTACCGCACGATCCTGCTGTTCCTCACCAGCCTCGCGCTGCGGGTGGCCTGGATCCCGCTGGGCAACCTGGCGATCATGGCGATCGTGACCGCGCTGCGCGAGTGGTTCCGCAAGTCGGAGCTGTCGGCGGACCGGGCGGGGCTGCTGGTCGGACAGGACCTGCGGGCGTCGATGCGCGGGCTGATGAAGATCGCGGGCGGCAACCACCTGCACGAGATGAACGTGGACGCGTTCCTCGCGCAGGCGGAGGAGTACGAGGCGGGCGGTGACCTGCGGGACTCCGTGCTGAAGATCCTCAACGTGCTGCCGCGCTCGCACCCGTTCACGACCGTCCGTGCGGCGGAGCTGAAGAAATGGGCGGAGTCGCGGGACTACCAGCGGCTGATGGACGGGCACTACCCGCGGCGGACGGAGGACAAGGACGCGTCCGTGTCCGACTCCTTCCGGGAGTCGGCGGCGCACTACGCGAGCAGCGTCAAGAGCTCCAAGGACCCGCTGATGAAGCTGGTCAGCGACCTGGCGGGCGGCGCCGGCGGAATCGGGGGCCGGGTACGGCGCGGGTTCGACGGCTTCACCTCGGGTCCGCAGAACGACGGGCCCAAGGACGCGCCGAAGGACTCGCCCGGCGGCTCCCCCAAGGACGCGCCGGGGCGCGACGGGGACGAGGGCTGA
- a CDS encoding LCP family protein — MNDRYDGYPAGDQYEIVGYDEFGQPVYRQVPAPRAPEGYDPYDPYAGGPPQQQQGYADQSGQAAGTGYPGYGYDPYAAAQQPAPPYDDTAGAGGAAGASPYGAYDPYGTTGSAPGAPEDPYGQTSGGQRSRVTGRTARIPQQSGPADQAAYETPGGTEHAPGTGAGTAAGSGMGTATGSGTGPDSDGDADREYRTEQFAFVEEPDGDSEDVIDWLAFTENRTERREEAKRRARSRVVALVVALAVVAVGGVGYLWYAGELPGGSSGGGAAGTTTAAGAQSRDVVVVHLHNTKGGGTSTALLVDNTTTKRGATVLLPNSLALTDEDGSTTTLAKSVDDDGSSGTREELDTVLGTDIEGTWRLDTPYLNNLVELVGNIEIDTDADVPDPADKKKDAGPLVHKGSSQTLSGKMAVAYATYRASGESQDAQLKRFGQVMQGVLRKLSSDAGAATTTVRTLAQILDPSLSDKDLGAFLAKLAAHAKEGDYTTDLVPVGPDGSVDDTASDGVVKKLLGGTVKSPGAGDAVRVGIKNATGDKDDTEKARVTLVNGGYTFLDAGTTTGVATSAVTYKDTAHKDDAVEVAKTLGLSAGAVTKGTVASGADVSVVLGQDYHPSS, encoded by the coding sequence GTGAACGACCGATACGACGGATATCCGGCCGGCGACCAGTACGAGATCGTCGGCTACGACGAGTTCGGGCAGCCCGTGTACCGGCAGGTGCCCGCGCCCCGGGCACCCGAGGGGTACGACCCCTACGATCCCTATGCCGGCGGCCCGCCGCAGCAACAGCAGGGCTACGCCGACCAGTCGGGGCAGGCCGCGGGGACCGGCTACCCCGGTTACGGCTACGACCCCTACGCCGCCGCGCAGCAGCCGGCTCCGCCGTACGACGACACCGCGGGCGCGGGCGGTGCCGCGGGCGCCTCGCCGTATGGCGCCTACGACCCGTACGGGACCACCGGGAGCGCCCCGGGCGCCCCCGAGGACCCCTACGGGCAGACGTCCGGCGGACAGCGGTCCCGGGTGACGGGGCGGACCGCCCGTATCCCCCAGCAGTCGGGCCCGGCGGACCAGGCCGCGTACGAGACACCGGGCGGCACCGAGCACGCTCCCGGCACGGGCGCGGGTACCGCGGCCGGCTCCGGCATGGGTACGGCGACCGGCTCCGGCACCGGTCCCGACTCCGACGGTGACGCCGACCGCGAGTACCGCACCGAGCAGTTCGCCTTCGTGGAGGAGCCCGACGGCGACTCCGAGGACGTCATCGACTGGCTCGCGTTCACCGAGAACCGCACCGAGCGCCGCGAGGAGGCCAAGCGGAGGGCCCGCAGCCGCGTCGTCGCCCTCGTGGTCGCCCTCGCCGTCGTCGCCGTCGGCGGGGTCGGCTACCTCTGGTACGCGGGCGAGCTGCCCGGCGGTTCCTCCGGCGGCGGCGCCGCCGGCACCACGACGGCCGCCGGCGCCCAGAGCCGCGATGTCGTCGTCGTCCACCTGCACAACACCAAGGGCGGCGGCACCTCCACGGCGCTCCTCGTCGACAACACCACCACCAAGCGGGGCGCCACCGTCCTGCTGCCCAACTCCCTCGCCCTGACCGACGAGGACGGGTCCACCACCACCCTCGCCAAGTCGGTCGACGACGACGGCTCCAGCGGCACCCGCGAGGAACTCGACACCGTCCTCGGCACCGACATCGAGGGCACCTGGCGGCTGGACACCCCGTACCTGAACAACCTCGTCGAGCTGGTCGGCAACATCGAGATCGACACCGACGCGGACGTGCCCGACCCCGCCGACAAGAAGAAGGACGCCGGTCCGCTCGTCCACAAGGGGAGCTCCCAGACCCTCAGCGGCAAGATGGCCGTCGCCTACGCCACCTACCGCGCCTCCGGAGAGTCCCAGGACGCCCAGCTGAAGCGGTTCGGGCAGGTCATGCAGGGGGTGCTGCGCAAGCTGTCCTCCGACGCGGGCGCCGCGACCACCACCGTGCGGACCCTCGCCCAGATCCTCGACCCGTCCCTGAGCGACAAGGACCTCGGCGCCTTCCTCGCCAAGCTCGCCGCGCACGCCAAGGAGGGCGACTACACCACCGACCTGGTGCCGGTGGGGCCCGACGGGAGCGTCGACGACACGGCCTCCGACGGCGTGGTGAAGAAGCTGCTCGGCGGCACCGTCAAGAGCCCCGGGGCGGGGGACGCCGTACGCGTCGGCATCAAGAACGCCACCGGTGACAAGGACGACACCGAGAAGGCCCGCGTGACCCTCGTCAACGGCGGCTACACCTTCCTCGACGCCGGCACCACCACCGGCGTGGCGACGTCCGCCGTCACCTACAAGGACACCGCCCACAAGGACGACGCCGTCGAGGTCGCCAAGACCCTCGGCCTGTCCGCCGGCGCCGTCACGAAGGGCACGGTCGCCTCCGGCGCCGATGTGTCGGTCGTCCTGGGCCAGGACTACCACCCGTCGTCGTGA
- the rsfS gene encoding ribosome silencing factor, with protein MTATDRSLELINKAAQAAADKLAHDIIAYDVSDVLSITDAFLLASAPNDRQVKSIVDEIEERLSKELGVKPVRREGDREARWVLLDYVDIVVHVQHSEERVFYALERLWKDCPELDLPDDARATRGKAEEHAKLRAAEEAAEFDGEPR; from the coding sequence GTGACCGCTACCGACCGCTCTCTCGAACTCATCAACAAGGCCGCCCAGGCGGCGGCCGACAAGCTCGCGCACGACATCATCGCCTACGACGTCAGCGACGTGCTGTCGATCACGGACGCCTTCCTGCTGGCGTCCGCCCCCAACGACCGCCAGGTCAAGTCGATCGTCGACGAGATCGAGGAACGACTCAGCAAGGAACTCGGCGTGAAGCCCGTACGCCGCGAGGGCGACCGCGAGGCCCGCTGGGTGCTGCTCGACTACGTCGACATCGTCGTCCACGTCCAGCACAGCGAGGAGCGCGTCTTCTACGCCCTGGAGCGGCTGTGGAAGGACTGCCCCGAGCTCGACCTTCCCGACGACGCCCGGGCGACCCGCGGCAAGGCCGAGGAGCACGCCAAGCTGCGGGCGGCGGAGGAGGCGGCCGAGTTCGACGGGGAGCCGCGATGA
- a CDS encoding NADH-quinone oxidoreductase subunit NuoF family protein: MNEALPDVPEVRVVGLPQLTSGFDLVERLDLPMHLKVHGPLDPLGGEQLAQLAEQISLKGRGGAGFPFHKKLRSVAEQAIRRGTRPVVVVNGSEDEPACRKDTVLINRAPHLILDGALLVAEALGARTLVVGVTRESTERSMEQALAERGLSDRRGSAIRARVQRNPVRMVTGAAASLIRSIDGGPAIPPGRKISASQSGVGGLPTLLSNAETFAQLAIAARIGPDRYRNTGLYDEPGTVMLTVSGAVARPMVIEVPTGVPLRYVLQLAGAPPVPQGVLTGGYHGKWIDAATVDEAIVSRNSLDAVGGSLGAGAILPIRQETCPLGESLQVAKWLAEESAGQCGPCYLGLPAAARGLEDILNGGGPAALEALKQVAKSVKRRGACSHPDGSAMFLESTIKAFTDDLAAHVLGNGCGRPVEGVLPLFEGGRAPTGIPGGGAAEPESGESRQKIYVDWTLCRGHGLCADILPEVFELGADGFPTVAQAPVPRYAEAKALRAVRRCPALALRLEEDTRSTAPSRNLPVLSQGRGGGRGRRALGSGR; this comes from the coding sequence GTGAACGAGGCCCTGCCCGACGTCCCCGAGGTCCGCGTCGTCGGACTTCCCCAGCTCACGTCGGGCTTCGACCTTGTGGAACGGCTCGATCTGCCCATGCATCTGAAGGTGCACGGGCCGCTCGATCCGCTGGGCGGCGAGCAGCTCGCGCAGCTCGCCGAACAGATATCCCTGAAAGGAAGGGGCGGCGCCGGCTTCCCCTTCCACAAGAAGCTGCGGTCGGTCGCCGAACAGGCGATCCGCCGCGGCACCCGGCCGGTGGTCGTGGTCAACGGAAGCGAGGACGAACCCGCCTGCCGCAAGGACACGGTGCTGATCAACCGGGCACCCCACCTCATCCTGGACGGCGCCCTGCTGGTCGCCGAGGCTCTGGGCGCGCGCACCCTGGTGGTGGGCGTGACCAGGGAGTCCACCGAGCGGTCGATGGAGCAGGCGCTCGCCGAGCGCGGACTCAGCGACCGGCGCGGCTCGGCCATCCGGGCCCGTGTGCAGCGCAACCCGGTACGGATGGTGACGGGCGCCGCCGCCTCGCTGATCCGTTCGATCGACGGCGGCCCGGCCATCCCGCCGGGCCGCAAGATCAGCGCCTCCCAGAGCGGCGTGGGCGGCCTGCCCACCCTGCTGTCGAACGCGGAGACGTTCGCCCAGCTCGCGATCGCCGCCCGCATCGGCCCGGACCGCTACCGCAACACCGGCCTGTACGACGAGCCGGGCACCGTCATGCTCACGGTCTCCGGCGCCGTCGCCCGCCCCATGGTCATCGAGGTCCCCACCGGTGTGCCCCTGCGGTACGTCCTGCAACTGGCCGGCGCCCCGCCGGTTCCGCAGGGCGTGCTGACGGGCGGTTACCACGGCAAGTGGATCGACGCGGCCACGGTCGACGAGGCGATCGTCTCCCGTAACTCCCTCGACGCCGTGGGCGGTTCACTGGGCGCGGGCGCCATCCTGCCGATCCGTCAGGAGACCTGCCCGCTGGGTGAGTCGCTCCAGGTGGCGAAGTGGCTGGCGGAGGAGAGCGCGGGGCAGTGCGGCCCCTGCTACCTCGGTCTGCCGGCCGCCGCGCGCGGCCTGGAGGACATCCTCAACGGGGGCGGGCCGGCCGCCCTGGAGGCCCTCAAGCAGGTCGCCAAGTCCGTGAAGCGGCGCGGCGCCTGCTCCCACCCGGACGGCTCGGCGATGTTCCTGGAGTCGACCATCAAGGCGTTCACGGACGACCTGGCCGCCCATGTCCTGGGCAACGGCTGCGGGCGGCCCGTGGAGGGCGTCCTGCCGCTCTTCGAGGGGGGCAGGGCACCGACCGGCATCCCGGGCGGCGGCGCGGCCGAGCCCGAGTCCGGCGAGAGCCGGCAGAAGATCTACGTCGACTGGACGCTGTGCCGGGGGCACGGCCTGTGCGCCGACATCCTCCCCGAGGTGTTCGAGCTGGGCGCGGACGGCTTCCCGACCGTGGCACAGGCCCCGGTCCCCCGGTACGCCGAGGCGAAGGCTCTGCGGGCGGTACGGCGGTGCCCGGCGCTGGCGCTGCGCCTGGAGGAGGACACCCGCTCCACGGCGCCCTCGCGCAACCTGCCCGTCCTCTCCCAGGGGCGCGGCGGAGGCCGCGGCCGACGGGCGCTGGGCAGCGGCCGGTGA
- a CDS encoding ferric reductase-like transmembrane domain-containing protein gives MNPRRSASSLPKPGRSAYGPASAVVLLLIPVVVLAGGNSVREFLNFGAGVLSLVALSCSVIWGLVATDRIFLNTRQRLVAQAVHRTTAISSVAFLLLHVTVKLALDHTQFIAAVIPFSLGFTGLAGLIGLGSVAGLLMIFTAITGALRSAFASPAPVAARWRAMHMLAYPAWCCALVHGLYAGRAVKSPLFTVLYELCLVGVMAALALRSAPRPFKRKVADRIVAFIGTDNRIGREDLEASRARNAETAAMAGLGARSGDSGRRSPGVPTAGAAGSAPLYDTSGTRTMSPEPGNGFAAAYRTVSNTPRGQGGQGSFAEGTGRMDLPDMQGTGPLPRMDGGAPAGPRWPAPSPPPVGEAPPSAYDPMTDTFAGGMTYQAGYGGYDNSSGTFSAAGESNAPFGTYNPNDTYNSGPASDTPPGAFDAPGSGESWNAPSGGYK, from the coding sequence ATGAATCCTCGTCGTAGTGCCAGCTCGCTGCCCAAACCAGGCCGTTCGGCCTATGGTCCGGCGAGCGCCGTCGTCCTGCTCCTGATACCCGTCGTCGTGCTGGCCGGCGGGAACTCGGTGCGGGAGTTCCTCAACTTCGGCGCCGGCGTGCTGTCGCTGGTCGCCCTCTCCTGCTCGGTGATCTGGGGCCTGGTCGCGACCGACCGCATCTTCCTCAACACGCGCCAGCGCCTCGTGGCGCAGGCCGTGCACCGGACGACGGCCATCTCCTCGGTGGCCTTCCTGCTGCTGCACGTGACCGTCAAACTGGCGCTCGACCACACGCAGTTCATCGCCGCGGTGATCCCCTTCAGCCTCGGCTTCACCGGCCTCGCCGGGCTCATCGGCCTCGGCTCGGTGGCCGGACTGCTCATGATCTTCACCGCCATCACGGGTGCCCTGCGCAGCGCCTTCGCGTCCCCCGCGCCGGTCGCCGCCCGCTGGCGGGCGATGCACATGCTGGCCTACCCCGCCTGGTGCTGCGCCCTGGTCCACGGCCTGTACGCGGGCCGCGCGGTGAAGTCTCCCCTCTTCACCGTCCTGTACGAGCTGTGCCTGGTCGGAGTCATGGCCGCGCTCGCCCTGCGCAGCGCGCCGCGCCCCTTCAAGCGCAAGGTCGCCGACCGGATCGTCGCCTTCATCGGCACCGACAACCGGATCGGCCGCGAGGACCTGGAGGCCAGTCGCGCCCGCAACGCGGAGACGGCCGCCATGGCGGGCCTCGGCGCCCGCTCCGGCGACTCCGGGCGCCGCTCCCCCGGCGTGCCGACGGCGGGCGCGGCCGGATCCGCGCCGCTCTACGACACTTCGGGCACCCGCACCATGAGCCCGGAGCCCGGCAACGGCTTCGCGGCCGCCTACCGGACCGTCTCGAACACCCCGCGGGGGCAGGGGGGACAGGGCTCCTTCGCCGAAGGCACCGGGCGCATGGACCTGCCCGACATGCAGGGCACCGGGCCGCTGCCCCGCATGGACGGCGGCGCCCCGGCGGGCCCGCGCTGGCCCGCCCCCTCCCCGCCGCCGGTGGGCGAGGCGCCGCCCTCGGCGTACGACCCGATGACCGACACCTTCGCGGGCGGGATGACGTACCAGGCGGGTTACGGCGGCTACGACAATTCCTCCGGCACTTTCTCGGCCGCGGGTGAGTCGAACGCCCCCTTCGGCACGTACAACCCCAATGACACGTACAACAGCGGTCCCGCCAGCGACACCCCGCCCGGTGCCTTCGACGCCCCGGGCTCCGGAGAATCATGGAACGCGCCTTCCGGAGGCTATAAGTGA